One segment of Pseudodesulfovibrio sp. 5S69 DNA contains the following:
- a CDS encoding DHH family phosphoesterase: MALFRQLDEQVEQLLSLFKKEDNWLILINADPDALGSALALKRIMTRRVNAAAIAQINEIKRPDNLSMIRYCRIPTQKLIPNLAAQYDKFALVDSQPHHNPEFKQFDFSVVIDHHPIMQDNLVQADYVDIRPKYGAVCTMMTEYLYNMKIRPAKLLATALMYGIRCDTKTFEREFIDADMAAFKYLSKFADSKLMNRISRSEFHLDWMRYFSRAFYNLRRIGHGLFAHCGNVDNPDILVIVADFFTRVHNVAWVVVSGTADDKLVCIFRGDGLRRDMGTMAQKIMNGLGSAGGHKQAARAEVELTELDGVDPEIFMLKRLGHGRKSSIHRI; this comes from the coding sequence GTGGCACTATTTCGACAACTTGACGAACAGGTTGAGCAACTTCTCAGCCTGTTCAAAAAGGAAGACAACTGGCTGATCCTCATCAACGCCGACCCGGACGCACTGGGCTCGGCGCTGGCCCTGAAACGGATCATGACCCGGCGCGTGAACGCCGCGGCCATCGCGCAGATCAACGAAATCAAGCGGCCGGACAACCTGTCCATGATCCGCTACTGCCGGATCCCCACCCAGAAGCTCATCCCAAACCTCGCGGCCCAATACGACAAATTCGCCCTGGTGGACTCCCAGCCGCACCACAACCCGGAGTTCAAGCAATTCGACTTTTCGGTGGTCATCGACCACCATCCGATCATGCAGGACAACCTGGTCCAGGCCGACTATGTGGATATCCGGCCCAAGTACGGCGCGGTCTGCACCATGATGACCGAGTACCTGTACAACATGAAGATCCGCCCGGCCAAACTGTTGGCCACGGCGCTCATGTACGGCATCCGCTGCGACACCAAGACCTTCGAGCGTGAATTCATCGACGCGGACATGGCCGCCTTCAAGTATTTGAGCAAGTTCGCGGACTCCAAGCTGATGAACCGCATCAGCCGCAGCGAGTTCCACCTGGACTGGATGCGCTACTTCTCCCGCGCCTTCTACAACCTGCGGCGCATCGGCCACGGGCTGTTCGCCCACTGCGGCAACGTGGACAACCCGGACATCCTGGTCATCGTGGCCGACTTCTTCACCCGGGTGCACAACGTGGCCTGGGTGGTGGTCTCGGGCACGGCGGACGACAAGCTGGTCTGCATCTTCCGGGGCGACGGCCTGCGCCGCGACATGGGCACCATGGCCCAGAAGATCATGAACGGGCTCGGCTCGGCCGGCGGGCATAAACAGGCCGCCCGGGCCGAGGTGGAGCTGACCGAACTGGACGGCGTGGACCCGGAAATCTTCATGCTCAAACGCCTCGGACACGGCCGAAAATCCTCCATCCACAGAATCTAA
- the cbiR gene encoding cobamide remodeling phosphodiesterase CbiR, with protein sequence MSTKPAGSPDRYGRDRENSAQSAPLSVREVEQKWDVRFPFPLAAPSAVLPAGLAENSAYLADYFPEIAVLFFETEACLAYTDEDLPAHLADLPCSWHVHMPLDLPWHAGFETAWQKIDGLLDKIAPVSPGAYVLHPPDAPDMLLPLAARLRDNGVDPALFLVENIGSCSLTPVWDEVVEGGFSACLDIGHIQAYDQRDVLRLPGLWERVRMLHVYGAERDMRHWPLRELDPVGQVLLKTMLERASNFTVTLEVFGRAELFDSLDLFGQLFARWEDEK encoded by the coding sequence ATGTCAACGAAACCGGCGGGTTCCCCGGACCGATACGGCCGCGACCGGGAAAATAGTGCGCAATCCGCCCCCCTTTCCGTGCGCGAGGTGGAGCAAAAATGGGACGTGCGCTTTCCTTTTCCCCTGGCCGCGCCCTCGGCCGTGCTGCCCGCGGGCCTGGCCGAAAACAGCGCGTACCTGGCCGACTATTTCCCGGAAATCGCGGTTCTTTTCTTCGAGACCGAGGCCTGCCTGGCCTATACGGATGAGGACCTGCCCGCCCACCTCGCGGACCTGCCCTGCTCCTGGCACGTGCACATGCCGCTGGACCTGCCGTGGCATGCCGGGTTCGAGACCGCCTGGCAAAAGATTGACGGGCTGCTGGACAAGATCGCCCCGGTCTCGCCCGGAGCCTACGTGCTCCACCCGCCGGACGCGCCGGACATGCTCCTGCCCCTGGCCGCGCGGCTGCGCGACAACGGCGTGGACCCGGCCCTGTTCCTGGTCGAGAACATCGGCTCGTGCAGCCTGACCCCGGTCTGGGACGAGGTCGTGGAAGGCGGCTTCTCGGCCTGCCTGGACATCGGGCACATCCAGGCCTACGACCAGCGCGATGTCCTGCGACTGCCCGGCCTGTGGGAGCGCGTGCGCATGCTCCACGTGTACGGGGCCGAGCGGGACATGCGCCACTGGCCCCTGCGCGAACTGGACCCTGTGGGCCAGGTCCTGCTCAAGACCATGCTTGAGCGGGCATCAAACTTCACCGTGACCCTGGAGGTCTTCGGCCGGGCGGAGTTATTCGACTCCCTGGACCTCTTCGGCCAGTTGTTCGCCCGGTGGGAGGATGAAAAATGA
- a CDS encoding bifunctional adenosylcobinamide kinase/adenosylcobinamide-phosphate guanylyltransferase, whose protein sequence is MITLVLGGNKSGKSDFALDLLAESAGPGLFVATGKARDMEFREQIRRHRQSRGPGIEVAEVAEDLPQGLQKAKLSFPAVLVDSLDYWLFACREAGCEPVKIEEFLEVLDNWGSTDLILVSCETGLGPLPAGSGVRAFVRSLGALNQAVAVRADQAFLVAAGLPLTLKQG, encoded by the coding sequence ATGATCACATTGGTGCTCGGCGGCAACAAATCCGGAAAATCCGATTTCGCGCTGGATTTGCTGGCCGAATCGGCCGGTCCGGGGTTGTTTGTGGCCACGGGCAAGGCCCGCGACATGGAATTCCGCGAGCAGATTCGGCGCCATCGCCAAAGCCGGGGCCCGGGCATTGAAGTCGCGGAAGTGGCCGAGGACTTGCCTCAAGGGCTTCAAAAGGCTAAATTGTCGTTTCCGGCCGTACTGGTGGATAGCCTGGATTACTGGTTGTTCGCCTGTCGAGAGGCCGGATGTGAGCCGGTTAAGATCGAGGAATTCTTGGAAGTTCTCGACAACTGGGGCTCCACGGATTTGATACTTGTCTCCTGTGAGACAGGGCTTGGGCCGCTGCCGGCAGGCAGCGGGGTCCGGGCCTTCGTGCGGAGCCTCGGCGCGCTCAACCAAGCTGTCGCCGTGCGGGCCGACCAGGCGTTCCTGGTGGCGGCCGGGCTGCCGTTAACCCTGAAACAGGGATAG